From the Desulfosarcina sp. BuS5 genome, one window contains:
- a CDS encoding type II toxin-antitoxin system HicB family antitoxin, with protein MKTMMKIPLVLEPQKEGGWTITSPLVPELVTEIDDIDDLNSCVHDALAAVIELYQDMGKQFPANLRANNAEAPVWFESLIMAEG; from the coding sequence ATGAAAACAATGATGAAAATTCCCTTAGTTCTTGAACCACAAAAGGAAGGCGGTTGGACAATAACCAGTCCTTTGGTTCCTGAATTGGTGACAGAAATCGATGACATCGATGATCTGAATTCATGTGTTCACGATGCACTTGCCGCTGTCATCGAACTATACCAGGATATGGGAAAACAATTTCCTGCGAATTTACGAGCAAATAACGCTGAGGCTCCTGTATGGTTTGAGTCTTTGATTATGGCTGAAGGATGA
- the gmd gene encoding GDP-mannose 4,6-dehydratase, translated as MKKAIITGITGQDGAYLVKFLLNKGYEVHGIKRRASSFNTARVDHLYEDPHEKDVHFFMHYGDLTDATNLIRIIQEIRPDEIYNLAAQSHVQVSFETPEYTANSDALGTLRLLEAIRILGLEQKTRFYQASTSEMYGNVREIPQTETTPFYPRSPYGAAKVYAYWITVNYREAYNIFACNGILFNHESPLRGETFVTRKITRAVARIKLGLQSKLYLGNIDSKRDWGFAGDYIKAMWLMLQHAEPVDFVIATGETHSVREFVEKSFMETGTEIYWEGKDENEQGKDSKTGKVLVEIDPRYFRPTEVDYLLGDPSRAKKLLRWEAKVSFDELVKIMVQQDLGAAGQEHLLQKEGYKTFNNFE; from the coding sequence ATGAAAAAAGCAATAATAACCGGAATTACAGGCCAAGACGGCGCGTATCTTGTCAAATTTCTACTCAACAAGGGATATGAAGTTCACGGCATAAAACGGAGGGCATCATCATTCAATACAGCGCGTGTTGATCATCTCTATGAAGATCCCCACGAAAAAGATGTCCATTTTTTCATGCACTACGGCGATTTGACCGACGCAACAAATCTTATCCGGATCATCCAGGAAATCAGACCTGATGAGATCTACAACCTTGCCGCCCAGAGTCATGTTCAGGTGTCATTTGAAACACCTGAATACACAGCTAATTCCGATGCTCTCGGCACACTGCGGCTGCTTGAAGCTATCCGTATCCTGGGACTGGAGCAAAAAACCCGTTTTTACCAGGCATCTACCAGTGAAATGTATGGCAATGTCCGGGAAATACCTCAAACAGAGACCACCCCTTTTTACCCCCGCAGTCCATATGGCGCCGCCAAGGTTTACGCGTACTGGATAACTGTTAACTATCGGGAGGCTTACAATATTTTCGCTTGCAACGGCATTCTTTTTAATCATGAGTCTCCCTTAAGAGGTGAAACCTTTGTAACCCGAAAAATAACCAGGGCTGTTGCCAGGATAAAATTAGGACTTCAGTCAAAACTCTACCTGGGAAACATTGATTCAAAACGTGACTGGGGGTTTGCCGGAGATTATATCAAAGCCATGTGGCTCATGCTGCAGCATGCGGAACCGGTCGATTTTGTAATCGCCACAGGAGAAACCCACTCAGTGCGGGAATTTGTTGAAAAATCTTTCATGGAAACAGGAACAGAGATATACTGGGAAGGAAAAGACGAAAACGAGCAAGGCAAAGATTCTAAGACAGGAAAAGTCCTTGTGGAAATCGATCCACGATATTTCAGGCCCACGGAAGTAGACTATCTGCTTGGTGATCCTTCCCGTGCCAAAAAGCTTCTGAGATGGGAAGCAAAGGTGTCTTTTGATGAACTCGTTAAAATAATGGTGCAGCAGGACCTTGGCGCAGCCGGTCAGGAACATCTGCTGCAAAAAGAAGGTTATAAAACATTTAACAATTTTGAGTAA
- a CDS encoding type II toxin-antitoxin system HicB family antitoxin has product MKYRVNLKKTEEGYSIRVPGLPGCWSQGKSEAEALENVKDAIRAYLETVDKLTDDKETRYVEIAYA; this is encoded by the coding sequence ATGAAGTATAGAGTAAATCTCAAAAAGACAGAAGAAGGTTACTCTATCCGGGTTCCCGGACTACCTGGCTGCTGGTCTCAAGGAAAGTCAGAAGCTGAGGCGTTGGAAAATGTCAAAGACGCCATTAGAGCCTATTTGGAAACCGTTGATAAACTTACTGATGATAAGGAAACTCGGTACGTAGAAATCGCCTATGCCTAA
- the fcl gene encoding GDP-L-fucose synthase yields the protein MNKQASIYIAGHKGLVGSAIVRRLKLSGYNNLITRTHKELDITRQDQTESFFNETKPDFVFLAAARVGGIIGNSTYPADFIYDNLAIQANVIHTSYINKVKKLLFLGSSCIYPRNCPQPMREEHLLSGYLEPTNEPYAVAKIAGIKMCQSYNRQYGTQYISIMPTNLYGPHDNFDLETSHVLPAFIRKFHEAKAEGKSEVEIWGTGTPKRELLHVDDLAEACLFLMNNYNESEIINVGSGIDITIKELAEKTASITGYRGKLCFDTSKPDGTPLKLLDISKIKSLGWQASIELDDGIRNTYQWYKENLDKL from the coding sequence ATGAATAAGCAAGCAAGTATTTATATTGCCGGGCACAAAGGCCTGGTCGGTTCGGCAATAGTCCGCAGGCTTAAATTAAGCGGCTATAACAACCTGATTACGCGTACCCATAAAGAACTGGATATCACCCGCCAGGATCAAACAGAGTCATTTTTTAATGAAACAAAACCGGATTTTGTATTCCTGGCGGCAGCACGGGTCGGCGGAATTATCGGCAACAGCACATATCCGGCCGACTTTATATATGACAACCTGGCCATTCAAGCCAACGTAATACACACATCTTATATAAATAAAGTAAAAAAACTCCTTTTTCTTGGAAGCTCCTGCATATACCCCAGGAACTGTCCCCAGCCTATGCGTGAAGAACATCTCCTCTCCGGTTATCTTGAACCTACCAACGAACCCTATGCAGTCGCAAAAATCGCCGGAATAAAAATGTGTCAGTCTTATAACCGGCAATACGGAACTCAATATATCAGTATTATGCCGACCAACCTTTACGGCCCCCATGACAATTTCGATCTTGAGACCTCCCATGTACTGCCGGCCTTTATAAGAAAATTTCATGAAGCTAAAGCAGAAGGAAAAAGTGAAGTCGAAATATGGGGCACAGGAACACCCAAACGTGAATTATTGCATGTGGACGATTTGGCGGAGGCCTGTCTCTTTTTGATGAATAATTATAATGAATCTGAAATAATAAATGTCGGCTCCGGCATTGACATTACAATAAAAGAATTAGCTGAAAAAACGGCATCTATAACAGGCTACCGGGGCAAACTGTGCTTTGACACCTCAAAACCGGACGGCACACCTCTCAAGCTGCTCGATATCTCAAAAATCAAATCTCTCGGCTGGCAGGCCAGCATTGAATTAGACGATGGAATCAGAAATACATACCAGTGGTACAAAGAGAACCTTGATAAACTATAG
- a CDS encoding toxin-antitoxin system TumE family protein, whose protein sequence is MIGCRLTKSKIEKVSYACQYKNSKGELIFRYDNAKHKPAFRFLEHNNTKEYAHRELCKGLEKKPIKQHNVPQAAFKVTVHGLRLKIER, encoded by the coding sequence TTGATTGGCTGCAGACTAACTAAATCTAAAATTGAGAAAGTGAGTTACGCCTGCCAATATAAAAATAGCAAAGGGGAATTGATTTTCAGATACGATAATGCAAAACATAAGCCTGCCTTTCGGTTCCTTGAACACAACAACACAAAAGAATACGCCCATCGAGAGCTTTGCAAAGGTCTCGAAAAGAAACCAATAAAGCAACATAACGTCCCCCAGGCTGCCTTTAAGGTAACCGTTCACGGTTTACGGTTGAAAATAGAACGGTAA
- the mrcB gene encoding penicillin-binding protein 1B: MSKKKRIFKWIIYISVIFAAVIVAAWIIFLDLRVTKKFNGKRWELPARVYARPLELYEGLPLSINRLISELKSLGYRQVSGAKKEGQFFRQGDKIKIFTRGFDFTDGPEEPIQVDIVFLNNHIYKLAGTCKEPLDLVRLEPLLFGGFYPLHKEDRLVVRIDQVPPLLTKAIMAIEDKNFYNHHGVSISGILRAFWINFRSGRIVQGGSTITQQLVKNFYLTNKKSFLRKLNEIIMALLLEVHYEKNEIFEAYLNEIYLGQDGWRSINGVGLASRYYFKRPINELDTGQIALIVSMIKGPSYYNPINHPERCKTRRDYVIDTLAGQGLITKKSADQFKASPLNLNRQAKGSRIRFPAYLELVKRQLHRDYNDKDLRSEGLRIFTSCDPAIQQIAEQSLSITLKRLEKKYGKQIADLQAAIVVSRPSSGEIIALIGDKKPGHGGFNRALDAVRPIGSLIKPLIYLNAVSSKKYTLATLLDDSFISIKTNNDKFWEPDNFDGKSHGNVILLQALSHSYNRATARLGLDIGIKGLIASLKRLDVGGKIDSYPSILLGALSLSPLEVNNIYQIFPSIGFKSSPKTIRSVFTSQNRELNRYPLVIKQVASPDAIYLLNFALQRVMKEGSGRSAYHTLPAQLATGGKTGTSNGMRDSWFAGYTGDYLVVVWLGNDDNSKTPLTGSSGALKVWTEIISRFLQYNMIENIHPVSTPETIEFHWINRKTGLLTNVNCKDAVYIPFIKGTAPSDFTPCEGEMPAKNKRNKRSFTNWIKGIFRY; the protein is encoded by the coding sequence ATGTCAAAAAAAAAACGAATATTTAAATGGATTATATATATATCCGTAATTTTTGCCGCAGTTATTGTTGCAGCATGGATAATATTTTTAGACTTACGTGTTACAAAAAAATTTAACGGTAAACGTTGGGAATTGCCGGCCAGGGTCTATGCCAGGCCCCTGGAGCTATATGAGGGACTTCCTTTAAGTATTAATCGGCTTATATCAGAACTGAAATCCCTGGGCTACAGGCAGGTATCAGGAGCAAAAAAGGAAGGGCAGTTTTTCCGGCAAGGGGACAAGATCAAAATATTCACAAGAGGATTCGATTTTACTGACGGGCCTGAGGAGCCGATACAGGTCGATATTGTATTTTTAAATAACCATATTTATAAACTTGCAGGAACGTGCAAAGAGCCTTTGGATCTTGTCAGGCTGGAGCCTCTTTTATTTGGAGGGTTTTATCCTTTGCATAAGGAAGACAGACTGGTGGTGCGGATAGATCAAGTCCCACCTTTGCTCACAAAAGCTATCATGGCCATTGAAGATAAAAATTTTTATAACCACCACGGAGTCTCGATCAGCGGCATCTTACGTGCCTTCTGGATAAATTTTCGATCCGGCCGGATTGTACAGGGGGGAAGCACGATAACCCAACAGCTTGTAAAAAACTTTTATTTAACCAACAAAAAATCTTTTTTAAGAAAATTAAATGAAATTATAATGGCATTACTGTTAGAGGTTCATTATGAAAAAAACGAAATTTTTGAAGCTTATTTAAACGAAATATATCTGGGCCAGGACGGATGGCGCTCAATAAACGGAGTAGGACTCGCCAGCAGATATTATTTTAAAAGGCCGATCAATGAACTTGATACAGGACAAATTGCGCTGATAGTCTCAATGATTAAGGGGCCTTCATATTACAACCCGATAAACCACCCCGAAAGATGTAAAACGCGTAGAGACTATGTGATAGACACACTGGCCGGGCAAGGGCTGATAACAAAAAAATCCGCTGATCAATTTAAAGCTTCCCCTCTGAATTTAAACAGGCAGGCAAAAGGCTCACGAATCCGCTTTCCAGCATATCTGGAACTTGTAAAGCGTCAGCTTCATCGCGATTATAACGATAAAGACCTTAGATCGGAAGGCTTGCGGATCTTTACTAGCTGTGATCCTGCAATCCAGCAGATAGCAGAGCAAAGCCTAAGCATAACACTCAAAAGATTAGAAAAAAAATATGGGAAACAGATTGCCGATTTACAGGCCGCAATTGTAGTCAGCAGGCCAAGCAGCGGTGAAATAATTGCGCTGATCGGTGATAAAAAGCCTGGACATGGCGGTTTTAACCGCGCCCTGGACGCGGTCAGGCCGATAGGATCATTAATCAAACCTTTAATATATCTGAACGCCGTTTCATCAAAAAAGTACACCCTCGCAACCCTTCTGGATGATTCGTTTATATCGATTAAAACCAACAATGATAAATTTTGGGAGCCTGATAATTTTGACGGCAAAAGTCACGGCAATGTGATTTTATTACAGGCATTATCCCATTCCTATAATCGTGCAACAGCAAGGCTCGGTCTTGATATAGGAATAAAAGGTTTAATAGCATCTTTAAAACGACTTGATGTTGGGGGAAAAATCGATTCTTATCCTTCTATCCTGCTCGGTGCTTTATCCTTATCACCGCTGGAGGTCAATAATATTTATCAAATCTTCCCATCGATCGGCTTTAAAAGCTCGCCGAAAACCATACGCTCCGTCTTTACCTCCCAGAATCGGGAGTTAAACCGTTATCCACTGGTTATCAAACAGGTTGCAAGCCCTGATGCAATATATTTGCTTAATTTTGCTCTTCAAAGGGTGATGAAGGAAGGAAGCGGGCGGAGCGCTTATCACACGCTTCCGGCTCAGCTTGCAACAGGAGGCAAAACCGGAACAAGCAATGGAATGCGGGATAGCTGGTTCGCGGGATACACAGGAGACTATCTGGTTGTAGTCTGGCTTGGCAATGATGATAATTCAAAAACACCTTTAACCGGAAGCTCAGGCGCACTTAAAGTTTGGACGGAAATTATAAGCAGGTTTTTGCAGTATAATATGATAGAAAATATACACCCTGTTTCCACGCCGGAAACTATAGAGTTTCATTGGATAAACAGAAAGACCGGCTTATTAACGAATGTAAACTGTAAAGATGCAGTTTATATCCCCTTTATCAAAGGTACGGCTCCGTCAGATTTTACCCCTTGCGAAGGTGAAATGCCCGCAAAAAATAAAAGGAATAAAAGATCTTTTACAAATTGGATAAAAGGTATATTTAGGTATTAG
- a CDS encoding DUF433 domain-containing protein: MQDILNRITFNKDILCGKPLIRGLRISVEMILELLARGVTEEEILQDYPQLEPDDLRAALLYAHHMVARENVFDRVAVG; the protein is encoded by the coding sequence ATGCAGGATATACTAAATCGGATCACCTTTAATAAAGACATTCTTTGTGGAAAACCTCTTATTCGCGGCCTGAGAATATCTGTTGAAATGATATTGGAGCTATTGGCCAGAGGGGTTACAGAAGAAGAGATTCTACAAGACTATCCCCAACTTGAACCGGATGATCTTCGTGCTGCATTGCTCTATGCTCATCATATGGTGGCCAGAGAGAATGTTTTTGATCGAGTTGCAGTTGGATAA
- a CDS encoding replication-associated recombination protein A, which translates to MDIFKYHAEKASEASRPLADRMRPKNLDEFSGQAHIVGKGALIRNAIENDKIFSMILWGPPGCGKTTLAGIVAAETKSCFLDFSAVLSGVKQIRAVIEEAKQQQQLHRKRTILFVDEIHRFNKAQQDAFLQHVESGLITLIGATTENPSFEVIPALLSRCRLIVLEPIPSDNIKSLLTAALKDKKKGLGKANLRITDEALDHIAIIADGDVRRALNSLEISAALSAGMAENLQKNLYKDKTIQITLQTVENAVQKTALSYDKNGEEHYNIISAFHKSLRGSDPDGAVYWLGRMLQAGEDPLYPARRMVRFASEDVGNADPQALGVALSAMEAFRFLGRPEGDLALFQAAVYLAAAPKSNSIYATHGMVKDVIDKTGALPVPLHIRNAPTKLMRDIGYGKNYKYAHDYPGAFVAQEYLPEKLRDKIFYIPTERGYEKAIKDRLENLRKIKNRP; encoded by the coding sequence TTGGACATTTTTAAATATCATGCAGAAAAAGCCTCCGAAGCTTCAAGGCCGCTGGCAGACAGGATGCGACCGAAAAATCTGGACGAATTTTCAGGGCAGGCCCACATTGTTGGAAAAGGAGCCCTGATCCGTAATGCCATAGAGAATGACAAAATTTTTTCCATGATTTTGTGGGGGCCTCCGGGATGCGGAAAAACCACACTGGCCGGAATTGTTGCCGCCGAGACCAAATCCTGTTTTTTGGATTTCTCCGCAGTCCTTTCCGGGGTTAAACAGATAAGAGCGGTTATTGAAGAGGCGAAACAGCAGCAACAGCTCCATAGAAAAAGGACTATCCTTTTTGTGGATGAAATCCACCGGTTTAACAAGGCGCAGCAGGATGCATTTCTGCAGCATGTTGAGAGCGGTCTTATCACCCTAATCGGCGCCACAACCGAAAATCCTTCTTTTGAAGTTATACCCGCGCTTTTATCCAGATGCCGATTAATTGTCCTTGAACCTATCCCTTCTGATAATATAAAAAGCTTGCTTACCGCCGCCCTTAAAGATAAAAAAAAAGGCTTGGGCAAAGCGAATTTACGCATTACAGACGAAGCTTTAGACCATATCGCTATCATAGCTGACGGTGATGTGCGCCGGGCTTTAAACAGCCTTGAAATCTCAGCCGCCCTCTCCGCGGGGATGGCAGAAAATTTGCAAAAAAATTTGTATAAAGATAAAACAATCCAAATAACTTTGCAAACAGTGGAAAACGCTGTTCAAAAAACAGCCCTGAGCTATGACAAGAACGGCGAAGAACATTACAATATCATATCGGCATTTCACAAAAGCCTTCGCGGAAGTGATCCTGATGGCGCTGTTTACTGGCTGGGACGTATGCTGCAGGCAGGTGAGGACCCGCTTTATCCGGCCCGCAGGATGGTAAGATTTGCCTCCGAAGATGTCGGCAACGCAGATCCCCAAGCCCTTGGCGTGGCCTTGAGCGCCATGGAAGCATTCAGATTCCTTGGCCGGCCCGAAGGAGATCTCGCATTGTTCCAGGCAGCAGTATACCTTGCCGCTGCTCCCAAGAGTAATAGTATATATGCAACACACGGAATGGTAAAAGATGTTATAGATAAAACAGGCGCACTTCCTGTCCCTTTGCATATAAGAAACGCTCCCACAAAGCTGATGCGGGATATAGGTTACGGTAAAAACTATAAATACGCCCATGATTACCCGGGGGCATTTGTTGCACAGGAATATCTTCCTGAAAAACTCAGGGACAAAATTTTTTATATCCCCACAGAAAGGGGTTACGAAAAAGCAATAAAAGACAGGTTGGAGAACCTGCGTAAGATAAAAAACCGGCCATAG
- a CDS encoding transposase: MKKRKNYTKDFKARVALDAIKGQKIINELATEYGVHSNQIGQWKKKLITESTEVFSQNRGRDAKAYEAEKDRLYQQIGNSNSNYGFSWSKIFGIFIPPNHHNQ; encoded by the coding sequence ATGAAAAAGAGAAAGAATTATACCAAAGACTTTAAGGCTCGGGTTGCGCTGGATGCCATAAAAGGCCAGAAGATAATAAATGAACTGGCAACTGAATATGGAGTCCATAGCAATCAAATCGGCCAGTGGAAGAAAAAACTGATTACTGAATCAACAGAAGTTTTTTCGCAAAACAGGGGTCGTGATGCAAAGGCTTATGAGGCTGAAAAAGATCGTCTATACCAACAGATCGGAAACAGCAATTCTAATTATGGCTTTAGTTGGAGCAAGATATTTGGGATATTTATTCCCCCTAACCATCATAACCAATAA
- the der gene encoding ribosome biogenesis GTPase Der: MKPIVAIVGRPNVGKSTFFNRVTKTKDAIVDNFPGVTRDRHFGDVFWNDKEFTLIDTGGFTDSNNDDFAIQIRFQVLCAIEDADVIIILFDGKNGVSPFDANIVDLLRGAKKPVLFVVNKIDGLEQEKNIYDFYDLGIEKLYPISSEHGYGVPDFLDDLISILPEFISDYSDDMIRLAVVGRPNVGKSSLINKILGEKRLLVSSIPGTTRDSVDSVGVMDGKSYLFIDTAGIRRKGRVSQKIEKFSIIKALRSLDRCDVALIVIDAQEGITDQDITIAGYAFERKCGCIFILNKWDLVDKEEHSVKSYYEDLRMNAKFFSFAPAITISALTGRRVDKISKLVEEVYAQYKARIGTGKLNRLLERAVQRNEPSLHNGRRIKFYYATQASTKPPTFVCFVNYPDAVHFSYKRYLMNRIRDEFGLEKTPVRIFFRGRKSMSASAVKKRKKK; encoded by the coding sequence GTGAAACCTATTGTTGCCATAGTTGGAAGACCCAATGTCGGAAAGTCTACCTTTTTTAACCGCGTTACAAAAACCAAGGACGCTATAGTCGATAATTTTCCAGGAGTGACAAGAGACCGTCACTTTGGGGATGTTTTTTGGAACGATAAAGAGTTTACATTAATAGATACAGGAGGTTTTACAGACAGTAATAATGATGATTTTGCAATTCAGATACGTTTTCAGGTGCTATGCGCAATAGAGGATGCCGATGTAATAATAATTTTGTTTGACGGTAAAAATGGTGTTTCACCCTTTGACGCGAATATTGTTGATCTGCTGCGTGGTGCAAAAAAACCGGTGCTTTTTGTTGTGAACAAGATAGATGGATTGGAACAGGAAAAGAATATTTACGATTTTTACGATCTGGGGATAGAAAAGCTTTATCCCATATCATCCGAGCATGGATATGGAGTGCCCGATTTTCTTGACGATCTTATCTCGATATTGCCGGAATTTATCTCTGATTATTCAGATGATATGATAAGACTTGCGGTGGTGGGGAGACCCAATGTGGGGAAATCATCTCTGATAAATAAAATTCTTGGGGAAAAACGTCTTCTTGTAAGCAGTATTCCAGGGACGACAAGGGATTCGGTCGATTCGGTCGGTGTTATGGACGGCAAATCATATCTTTTTATAGATACCGCCGGGATTCGCCGTAAAGGACGGGTAAGTCAAAAAATTGAGAAGTTTTCTATAATCAAAGCCTTGAGAAGTCTGGACAGGTGTGATGTTGCCTTGATTGTAATCGATGCTCAGGAAGGCATCACAGATCAGGATATAACTATAGCAGGATATGCTTTTGAACGTAAATGCGGCTGTATTTTTATTCTGAATAAATGGGATCTTGTCGATAAAGAGGAGCATTCCGTAAAATCCTATTATGAAGATTTAAGGATGAATGCCAAGTTTTTCAGTTTTGCGCCGGCAATCACTATATCCGCCTTAACCGGTCGCAGGGTCGACAAGATTTCCAAACTCGTTGAAGAGGTTTATGCTCAGTACAAGGCACGTATCGGAACAGGAAAGCTAAACCGGCTGCTTGAACGCGCCGTTCAAAGGAATGAACCGTCTTTGCACAATGGGAGACGCATAAAATTCTATTATGCAACCCAGGCATCAACAAAACCTCCAACCTTTGTATGTTTTGTCAATTACCCGGATGCGGTCCATTTTTCATACAAACGTTATTTGATGAACAGAATCAGGGATGAATTCGGGCTTGAAAAGACTCCTGTAAGAATATTTTTCCGCGGCAGAAAAAGCATGTCTGCATCTGCTGTAAAAAAACGTAAAAAAAAATAA
- a CDS encoding DUF5615 family PIN-like protein has product MNFLLDVNASGAVARWLIHLGYDVAEVGQKDPRMSDNEILSWAVRESRIIVTTDNDFEEMIWRQGKPHCGVLRLENLPRSERIALLHDVLDRHSQDLESGAIVIALTIKFRVRKP; this is encoded by the coding sequence ATGAATTTTTTGTTGGATGTAAACGCAAGTGGGGCCGTAGCTCGTTGGTTGATTCACCTGGGGTATGACGTAGCCGAGGTCGGTCAGAAAGACCCAAGAATGAGTGACAATGAGATTTTGAGCTGGGCTGTGAGGGAGAGCAGGATTATTGTTACGACAGACAACGATTTTGAGGAAATGATCTGGCGACAAGGGAAACCACATTGTGGTGTCTTACGTTTGGAAAATCTGCCACGGTCTGAGAGAATAGCGCTCTTGCATGATGTGCTTGATCGTCATAGCCAGGATTTGGAATCCGGAGCCATTGTTATTGCATTAACCATAAAATTCCGTGTCCGGAAGCCGTAG
- a CDS encoding HepT-like ribonuclease domain-containing protein: MSMRNRVIHGYDKIDDAIVWGTIIRHLPILKKEVTVHGYRFTVNG, encoded by the coding sequence ATCAGTATGCGGAATCGAGTAATTCATGGTTATGATAAAATTGACGATGCAATAGTTTGGGGAACAATTATAAGGCATTTGCCAATCCTTAAAAAAGAGGTAACCGTTCACGGTTATAGGTTCACAGTCAACGGTTGA
- a CDS encoding type II toxin-antitoxin system HicA family toxin, protein MNYREFTKKLLAIGCREIKRRGGGSHRKWFNPATERGTTIPDWGRKDLKAGTISAVCRQLGIDKNSL, encoded by the coding sequence ATGAATTACAGAGAGTTCACAAAAAAGCTGCTGGCAATTGGATGTCGTGAAATAAAGCGTCGTGGCGGCGGATCGCATCGGAAATGGTTTAACCCAGCTACAGAAAGAGGAACAACCATTCCGGATTGGGGCCGAAAGGATTTGAAAGCAGGCACAATCTCAGCAGTTTGCAGACAGCTTGGGATTGATAAAAACTCCTTGTGA
- a CDS encoding type II toxin-antitoxin system HicA family toxin gives MPKLSGINHQRAVKAFKKTGFWIVRQGKHIAMTNGDRIITIPRANPVDAYTMAGIVRDADLSIDKFKNLL, from the coding sequence ATGCCTAAGTTGTCAGGAATAAATCATCAGAGAGCGGTGAAGGCTTTTAAAAAGACAGGGTTTTGGATTGTCAGGCAGGGTAAGCACATTGCAATGACCAACGGCGATAGAATTATCACCATTCCTAGAGCGAACCCAGTAGATGCCTACACTATGGCTGGTATTGTTAGGGATGCCGATCTGAGCATTGATAAATTCAAGAACCTGCTTTGA
- a CDS encoding tetratricopeptide repeat protein, protein MKPKKIIVSQEQGDIYNKTTTQKTIPVVVALLNKARDEGKTDPAKASEILERALRIDPNNAQTYYELAKIKKEQGLFVQSRQLAAKGILLAGNDAELKNKLRNLLK, encoded by the coding sequence ATGAAGCCAAAAAAGATAATTGTCAGCCAAGAGCAGGGAGATATATATAACAAAACAACTACACAAAAAACAATCCCTGTCGTAGTGGCTCTATTAAACAAAGCACGGGATGAGGGAAAAACCGACCCGGCAAAAGCGTCTGAAATTCTGGAAAGGGCTTTGCGCATAGACCCTAACAACGCGCAGACTTACTATGAACTTGCAAAGATAAAGAAAGAACAGGGGCTGTTTGTTCAAAGCAGGCAGTTGGCAGCAAAGGGAATCCTCCTGGCCGGCAACGATGCGGAGCTGAAAAACAAACTTCGTAATTTATTAAAATAA